ACGACCCCGAGCGTGAAACCGTAGGCGAGGTGCGCGAGGAACGTGAAGAAGAGGTAGATGAAGAGGAACTGGGCGCTCAGCTCCTCGGGCCGGCCCAGGAGGACGAACGCGATCCAGAGACCGAACGCGAAGACGACGGCCTGGACGGTCGGATCGTCGGTCCGGAGGAGGCGGCCGAGGTACGGTGAGATCGCGACGAAGAGCACCGGCCAGGCGAGGATCCCGGCCGCGGTGAAGATCGCCATCCCGACGACGTCCTCTCCGGGGAGGCCGACGAACCGGGCGATGATCGCGGGGACGTCGAGGGTGAGCCGGGTCTGGGTCGCGAGAAAGAGGAAGACGAGCATCATCACGGCCGTCGCCGCGGTGCCGGCGACGACCGCTCGGGCCAGCCTGTTCATACCGTCCCTACCTCGCTTCGGTCGAAAACGCTGTCGATGGGGGCCACCCGGCGTGAAGGGAACCGTACTTCCCGGGCCTCCCCGAACCCCAGGTGATGAGCGTCACCACCGACCGCGACACCCTCGGCCGATACTCGCTGGTGGCGCTCGGCGGCGGGGGCTACTGCTGTCTGATGTTCGTCTGGTTCTCGCTCCCGGCGTACCTCGCACCCGTGATCGACGAACTCGGTCTCACGAGCACCCAGGCGGGCGTGCTCGTCGGCGCGATCCCGCTCACCTACATCCCACTGGGGCTGGCGAGCGGCTACCTCGTCGATCGGGTCGGCCCGCGGATCGCGCTCGCCCTCGCGCTCGTGATCGTCGGTAGCTCCCAGCTCCTCCGGGCGGTCGCGGAGGGCTTTCCCTCACTCCTGCTCGC
This region of Halalkalicoccus sp. CGA53 genomic DNA includes:
- a CDS encoding DUF6789 family protein, with amino-acid sequence MNRLARAVVAGTAATAVMMLVFLFLATQTRLTLDVPAIIARFVGLPGEDVVGMAIFTAAGILAWPVLFVAISPYLGRLLRTDDPTVQAVVFAFGLWIAFVLLGRPEELSAQFLFIYLFFTFLAHLAYGFTLGVVYERFGGKPPAVAATHSSGP